The Diorhabda carinulata isolate Delta chromosome 12, icDioCari1.1, whole genome shotgun sequence DNA window tttattttgttttgaccaGGTTTCACATGCGTAGATAACTGGTGgtcttattattgttattattttaaatgttcgTAACACATCTtttgattttaacatttttaatactATTATAGCTGTTTTACTGTTGTATTGCTATATCTTTCGTCTCCTTTATATCTGATAGTGACCCTCTGTGGTCTGATagtgaattttattcgaaaaaaaaattgattgaaatattcaattgtaTCACATCAATCACAGATTCGTGTATAACACCaacttttctaaaatttcttttctttggGAATagctatttatatttaataaaaaaaaataatacgtttcattttttaagggtttttatgaaatttattccaTGAgaactattaattaatattagtaTACacattttcgttaaaaaatttatatattatattcatttattttactcCTAATGACACGATACACATTTTCATTGgttaatattatcgaattagGAAAAACGTATGTGAAATTAACTTTAGACGGTTGACAAATGACGTTTACCGGCTGTTTGCTTTGTTGTCAGAAATTTATAAGATTCTCCAAATAATCCACGTTATTAATATAGATACAACATATTTAggatttatacaaaaataaatatcaatcaataaaagtAAGTATACttcatatatattaaaatttgtattataaacaTACCATAAAAATGAAGTGTGGTTATAATAGTCTGGTATTACATTTTGAAAGtggttcatttttaaaattattatatataccctaaattttttcctttttatataaataaatcagaatttGTATTAcactttattaaaattaaagtattctttgacattgttttttctaaATGACCGTTAATTTGGCCTGGCTAAAGAACTTTATTTCCTATTGAATGAGATTAgatattaatatcaattattcatACCTCACAAGTTGTTTTTTAAAGAATCACATTGAACTGGTTACAGCTTGTTCATAGTTTTTCCgattaatttttcaagttttaataataaaatagttcaaCAAATACCTTTTAAAACCACTTTGGATGACGCATTTGACAAGTGACAGACAGCATAACCACCATTATCAATATGTTTATAATCAACGTAGTTTGAAatgtttgattttaataaaattaatgtagtgagtgtttttattgataattactttctaagataaatttcaaaatataaaattatgtagtaatattattaatgccaaaagaataaaaagatcattataatttttttacaaaaaatatattatttctatcTCTCatctattattaattattttgtcgtgtaattcaaataataattaataaaacatgtaaggttattttaattttagaataaaatcaattgaagtcgtttaaactaaaatcattaaaaaaacttattatgtAGTTGcttatattttgtttgaataGAATTGTAGTATTGACAAacctgttttattttttccagaatGGTCACTGACGTTCATTTGGCAATACTTTCTAATGCACTTGGCATTGTCCTTTTTCTTCTGGTAGTACTTTACCATTATATCAATGCTAATTATTCCAAGTAACCAACACTTTAATATGACAACTTTCTATATGTATATAcagtacaaataaaatttttctaaatacattTCTTAATACTGTGttctatttattcataattatatttagtcacattattttttcaaagtaacCTTGAGATTTATTGAGGGTGAGGCTCATATGAATTGTAACGATAATTATTCCTTCATTCCTCAAAATCATTCTGAATCAGTCAATTAAATAGGACTAGTACATAACTGTATTGTTATGTTTCtattgatgtttttatttttaatatattcattcgTTGTATCAACTGCAAAAGTTATTAGCAATCTGTCAGTTTACAGTTTGTGATACAATTGCCTTTCAGATacctaattatttttgtaatattactATTTTCGATTATTAGGGAGATTATATTCTTTTGAGAGCTGTTAAGTAGTCTTTCGTTTTCATAATTCTAAtagttcaaaaacaaattttacataattagGTTCACATTAAAAGCTGGTGGATTTTCTCGATTAAATAGGAATAGGATTTTTATTTGGTCTGTACGacttgtgaaaatgtttttctataacTGAACACATGGTTTAGTAGATATTAATATTCTCTGCGATCTGTTCCACTTATACTGAATTTTTGTTCTGATTATTGCTTTACAGTCATTGGCTTCCACTTCACGCACAATTGCTGCTTCTTTGGCACTTTTTCGTTTCCTGGGACTTCTGATGTGCGAGGAGACTCAAATACTTGTTAAGTCTGCCTTAGGTTGGTGGATAAGGTGTAGTGAAGTTTTAATGAGTGGATATTTGGGAAAAAGTTGTGGATGGAGCGTTTTATTAATATCTtgtatttgtaaacaatttttcatttgattatcaAGTTAGATATGAATTGAGTTCgactaaattttattatgaaacgtTTCCATAATTGTtccaaaagttttttgttttttttgactTATCTGTAGTTCCTAGTTTGTTTTTCGCATCATCCATGGGAAAACAGTTGTTGACTGTGGTGTTTTCAGTAATTTCCACCAATATCTTCACTATTTCGTTGGATTCTGCTGAATACCATCATTGCTAAGAAATTTTGATAGTATTTCAATATTGTTGAACTTTATcatattggaaaattcaatataataagtTTGTTT harbors:
- the LOC130900312 gene encoding dolichyl-diphosphooligosaccharide--protein glycosyltransferase subunit 4 is translated as MVTDVHLAILSNALGIVLFLLVVLYHYINANYSK